CCGCCTCGAGCGGCACACCGACCCCATTCCCGCCGCCGACCCGGACGATCCGGCCGCCTGGCGAGCCGAGCTGCTGCGGTCCCGGAACGCTGTCGCCGCCGGCATAGCCTCCCCTACCACGCACCGGCAGATCGCCAGCGGTGGCCGGCCTCGCGACGTCGAGGGGCGCCTGCGCGAGATCGGCTCGTGCATCCCGCCGGCCGTCCGCGCCGAGCTGGCCCGCTACCGTCCGAACCGCGCCGCTCGCGAGGCCGCCGTCGCCGGGGGCATCCCCGATGCACTCAGAGTCCGGTGCAACTGGTGCCAGGCACCCGTGGGCTCCCCTTGCCGTCAACGAAGGGCGAGCCCCGACGGCGCTGCCCGGGGCAATGCCATACGCGCGACCCCTCACCCGTCGCGCATCGACCTCGCCGCTGCCCGGACGGACCGACACCGAGCTGCGTGACGCAGCCCGGCGCCGCTCCTCGCGGCAGCTACGTGGGGCTACGACCGTCGGTCCCCGAACCGGTCGTACACGACTCCCACGAGCACTTGGGGACCGCGTCCCGGGGACCGTGTGACGGCTGCCGGGGACCGGTCCCCTCTGAAGCCGCAGCTCAGAGGGCCTTTCATACCGGTCCCAGAGCGTCCCCAGAACGGGGACCGTCCCCGCAGCAGTACCTTCGGTCCCCTCGGGGACCGGGACCGTGCAGGAAAACGGGGACCGTCCCCGTGACGA
This genomic interval from Streptomyces sp. NBC_00557 contains the following:
- a CDS encoding zinc finger domain-containing protein, which gives rise to MDRREVAAVLAYVGRLDPRTIRPGTGEARDQIAQWQELLDDVPFATDHGWDVREAIRSHVLDSPYPILPVDVARRWRPHRRDRLERHTDPIPAADPDDPAAWRAELLRSRNAVAAGIASPTTHRQIASGGRPRDVEGRLREIGSCIPPAVRAELARYRPNRAAREAAVAGGIPDALRVRCNWCQAPVGSPCRQRRASPDGAARGNAIRATPHPSRIDLAAARTDRHRAA